From the Pseudomonas sp. VD-NE ins genome, the window AATTTACTGGAACAGATCCAGAGTCGCCTTGAAGACCTGAACAAGGCCGAACGCAAAGTCGCCGAGGTGATCCTGCTCAACCCGCAGCAGGCCACCCGCTTCAGCATCGCCGCCCTCGCCCAGGCAGCCTCGGTGAGCGAACCGACGGTCAACCGCTTCTGCCGTTCGTTCGGTGTCAGCGGCTATCCCGAGCTGAAACTGCAACTGGCGCAGAGCCTGGCCAGCGGCGCGGCGTATGTCAGTCGCGCGGTCGAGGCAGACGACAATCCCGAGGCGTACACGCAGAAGATTTTCGGCAGCGCCATCGCCTCACTGGACAGTGCTTGCCAAGCGCTCGATCCGAACCTGATCAGCCGCGCCGTCGACCTGTTGATTCAGGCGCGGCAGATCCACTTCTTCGGCCTCGGCGCTTCGGCACCGGTGGCGCTGGATGCGCAGCACAAGTTCTTCCGCTTCAACCT encodes:
- a CDS encoding MurR/RpiR family transcriptional regulator; the protein is MRNLLEQIQSRLEDLNKAERKVAEVILLNPQQATRFSIAALAQAASVSEPTVNRFCRSFGVSGYPELKLQLAQSLASGAAYVSRAVEADDNPEAYTQKIFGSAIASLDSACQALDPNLISRAVDLLIQARQIHFFGLGASAPVALDAQHKFFRFNLAVTAHADVLMQRMIASVAHTGELFVIISYTGRTRELVEVARIARENGASVLGLTAENSPLAKASTLSLNIPLPEDTDIYMPMTSRIIQLTVLDVLATGMTLRRGVDFQPHLRKIKESLNASRYPVGDEFN